One region of Zootoca vivipara chromosome 7, rZooViv1.1, whole genome shotgun sequence genomic DNA includes:
- the SRPK1 gene encoding SRSF protein kinase 1 — translation MGLGEAGEGPDARLRLLPVTQSRGRCRTRLEEPGGVAFLGSPSSEGSDSSGCEEIWWRAQRRAKIPVVRTRRPARPLPAQAQEISSERTRGGSRGLLSLAAMERKVLALQARKKRTKAKKEKAQRKPETHHRGPATHSENDLPEQEEEILGSDDDEQEDPNDYCKGGYHLVKIGDLFNGRYHVIRKLGWGHFSTVWLSWDIQGKRFVAMKVVKSAEHYTETALDEIKLLKSVRNTDPDDPNRERVVQLLDDFKISGVNGSHICMVFEVLGHHLLKWIIKSNYQGLPLLCVKRIIHQVLQGLDYLHAKCRIIHTDIKPENILLCVNDQYIRRLAAEATEWQRSGAPPPSGSAVSTAPQPKPADKMSKNKKKKLKKKQKRQAELLEKRIQEIEEMEKEAIPLQAGPEEQQEEQQEIPQPLELLLKESPPDEELPEKTDDISLVSEQAVLMEGVEKCITEINCNGVVQMAAFSESINQVSVRLEEDLHNANDCSRPSQEQEEEEEEESCAYNQSNGVPEARISDSCKPLISEVADSMICQATSSDDQYFSEQQISHLQESIRAEIRSEDENENNESSENSQGKSAAGNFLLNPLEPGNADKLKVKIADLGNACWVHKHFTEDIQTRQYRSLEVLIGAGYSTPADIWSTACMAFELATGDYLFEPHSGEDYSRDEDHIALIIELLGKIPRKLIVAGKYSKEFFTKKGDLKHITKLKPWGLFEVLVEKYEWSQDEAAAFTDFLLPMLELNPEKRATAAQCLRHPWLNS, via the exons ATGGGACTAGGGGAGGCGGGCGAGGGGCCTGACGCGCGGCTCCGGCTCCTGCCTGTCACGCAGAGCAGGGGGCGGTGCCGCACGCGTTTGGAAGAGCCAGGGGGAGTGGCCTTCCTCGGGAGCCCCAGCTCGGAAGGAAGTGACAGCAGCGGCTGCGAGGAGATCTGGTGGCGCGCGCAACGGCGCGCGAAGATACCAGTCGTACGCACGCGCCGACCGGCTCGCCCGCTGCCAGCGCAGGCGCAGGAAATATCCTCGGAGCGCACGCGCGGGGGGTCGCGGGGGCTGCTGTCTCTAGCCGCCATGGAGCGGAAAG TTCTAGCATTGCAAGCCCGGAAGAAGCGGACTAAAGCCAAGAAGGAAAAAGCCCAGAGAAA GCCAGAAACCCATCATCGAGGCCCTGCTACCCATTCAGAGAATGATCTTCCTGAACAAGAAGAGGAAATCCTGGGATCAGATGATGACGAGCAGGAAGATCCCAATGATTACTGCAAAG GAGGCTACCATCTTGTTAAAATAGGGGATCTGTTCAATGGAAGATACCATGTGATCCGGAAGCTGGGATGGGGACACTTTTCTACAGTGTGGTTATCATGGGACATCCA GGGGAAGAGGTTTGTGGCAATGAAAGTTGTAAAGAGTGCCGAACACTACACAGAAACAGCATTGGATGAAATCAAACTGCTGAAATCT GTCCGCAACACTGACCCAGACGACCCAAACAGAGAGAGAGTAGTTCAGTTATTAGATGACTTCAAAATCTCAGGAGTAAATGGTTCCC ATATTTGTATGGTGTTTGAAGTTTTAGGGCACCATCTTCTGAAATGGATCATCAAATCAAATTATCAGGGTCTTCCACTACTCTGCGTAAAAAGAATCATCCACCAG GTTTTGCAAGGACTGGACTATTTGCACGCCAAGTGTCGGATTATCCACACTGATATTAAACCAGAGAACATTCTGCTGTGTGTTAATGACCAGTATATCCGCAGGCTGGCTGCAGAAGCAACAGAGTGGCAGAGATCTGGAGCCCCCCCTCCTTCTGGCTCTGCAg TGAGTACTGCACCACAGCCCAAACCA GCTGACAAAATGtcgaaaaataagaaaaagaaattgaaaaagaaacagaaacgaCAAGCGGAGCTTCTGGAGAAGCGAATTCAGGAAATTgaggagatggagaaggaagCAATCCCtctgcaagcagggcctgaggaGCAGCAAGAGGAGCAGCAAGAAATTCCACAGCCACTTGAGCTGCTCTTAAAAGAGAGCCCTCCAGATGAAGAGCTGCCAGAAAAGACAG ATGACATTTCCCTTGTATCAGAGCAAGCTGTCTTAATGGAAGGAGTTGAGAAATGCATAACAGAGATCAACTGTAATGGAGTGGTGCAAATGGCTGCCTTCTCAGAGTCCATCAACCAAGTGTCAGTGAGACTCGAGGAAGACCTTCACAATGCCAATGATTGCAGCAGGCCCtctcaggagcaggaggaggaggaagaggaggaaagctgTGCTTACAACCAAAGTAACGGTGTCCCAGAAGCCAGAATATCAGACTCCTGCAAGCCCTTAATTTCGGAGGTTGCAGATTCAATGATATGCCAAGCAACTTCAAGCGACGACCAGTATTTTAGTGAACAGCAGATCAGCCATTTGCAAGAGAGCATCAGGGCAGAAATCCGTTCGGAGGATGAGAATGAGAATAATGAGTCATCTGAGAACAGCCAAG GAAAATCGGCTGCTGGAAATTTCCTCCTTAATCCTCTTGAGCCCGGGAATGCAGATAAGCTCAAAGTGAAGATAGCTGACCTAGGAAATGCGTGCTGGGTG CATAAACATTTCACTGAGGACATTCAGACACGGCAATACCGATCCTTGGAAGTACTAATTGGAGCCGGTTATAGCACCCCAGCTGATATTTGGAGTACAGCCTGCATG GCCTTCGAACTGGCTACGGGGGACTATCTGTTTGAGCCTCACTCTGGAGAAGATTACTCAAGGGATGAAG ACCATATTGCATTAATCATAGAACTTCTGGGGAAAATACCTCGCAAGCTCATTGTGGCTGGAAAATACTCCAAGGAGTTCTTCACCAAAAAAG GTGATCTGAAGCACATCACCAAACTGAAGCCATGGGGCCTTTTTGAAGTTTTGGTGGAGAAATACGAGTGGTCCCAAGACGAGGCAGCTGCATTCACAGACTTCTTATTACCTATGCTGGAACTGAATCCTGAGAAGAGAGCTACAGCAGCACAGTGTCTCAGGCACCCCTGGCTCAACTCCTAG